One Denticeps clupeoides chromosome 3, fDenClu1.1, whole genome shotgun sequence DNA window includes the following coding sequences:
- the vps54 gene encoding vacuolar protein sorting-associated protein 54 has protein sequence MASSHSSSPVPQASGGSSDGFLRKSRDLSSRHYRPVRSLPDVCPKEPTGEAGGMCDGPSVVADQHRWTVYNSKVNLPAALNDPRLAKRESDFFTKTWGLDFVETEVMPSFYLPNITKEHFGPYLQEMAQREKIHERCKNICPSKDEHHPVSSITNNHDKARAELEQVPKIFMKPDFVLEDPGTFNDVLPWSHFSVAGGKNRDVASSRLLQEKLSHYLDVVEVSIAQQISLRSEAFFHAMSSQHELQDRLQETTHAVATLRSRTAAIECAMCESPLRALRQAITRANCVKLHNKLKLMAAVHQTQPTVQLLLSTSEFVGALELIATTKEVLQQELQGIHSFRHLGSQLCEMERLIDKMMIADFSTYAKSDLNRSFEEDSQVLEKDRLQSLVFGLLRQRKLDFLDIYSDEMVQAAKGIVRECVLRTVSQIDEIDTDVVVKLPDQMRLMTSPQWFELLKGIFEHFIFFIKRIKATLSVIRSVVFEVLDGSQKNRLTLGEIVRSGLDGDRDEEEETTSDPTLNNHQGKAELAYLTHEGLFISDALHEAEEQQNNGAQARLQSRGDASCSDSASGTTESSSSRGELTSVSASILPGGSSIGLAVSEDMMPSDLELGRVANNIQELLYTASDVTHDRCVKVLMTRARDGSLERLSSAEFVCLSQAVERFVKDSEELCGRCSVSLRGALQSQANRFVHRFHEERKTKLSLLLDNERWKQADVPAEFQDLVNFIADGRITLPERKPIVSEERKPSEYLTVDGQKYAVVGTVLLLIRIFLEYCQCVNDIPSITTDMLTRLSDLLKHFNSRSCQLVLGAGALQVVGLKTITTKNLALASRCLQLVVHYIPVIRAHFETKLQPKQYSILRHFDHITKDYNDHIAEISAKLVAIMDNLFEKVLSKYEVKAPMPSTCFRNVCKQMAKMHEAIYELLPEEQTQMLFLRINASFKMHLKRQLARLGMINDGGPQHGLVMVDVAFYTENIQALRSLERLDLNMAEIWEQKR, from the exons ATGGCCTCCAGCCACAGCTCCTCCCCAGTGCCTCAAGCTAGTGGGGGCAGCAGTGATGGGTTTTTGCGGAAAAGCAGAGACTTGTCCTCCAGACACTATCGGCCTGTCCGCTCCCTGCCTGATGTCTGTCCAAAGGAGCCCACAG GTGAGGCCGGGGGGATGTGTGACGGCCCATCAGTGGTTGCGGATCAACACCGCTGGACTGTGTACAACTCCAAGGTCAACCTTCCTGCTGCTTTAAATGACCCTCGATTGGCCAAGAGGGAATCTGACTTTTTCACCAAAACCTGGGGTTTAGACTTTGTTGAGACAGAAGTCATGCCTTCATTCTACCTCCCCAACATCACAAAGGAGCACTTTGGCCCATACCTGCAAGAGATGGCTCAG AGGGAAAAAATTCATGAACGCTGTAAGAATATCTGCCCCAGCAAGGATGAGCATCACCCAGTCTCCAGTATTACCAACAATCACG ATAAAGCCAGAGCAGAACTGGAGCAGGTACCCAAG ATATTCATGAAGCCAGATTTTGTACTGGAAGACCCTGGCACCTTTAATGATGTCTTGCCTTGGTCACACTTCAGTGTTGCTGGTGGGAAGAACAGAGATGTAGCATCATCACGGTTACTACAAGAAAAG CTGAGTCACTACCTGGATGTGGTGGAAGTTAGCATCGCCCAGCAGATCTCTCTGCGCTCCGAGGCCTTCTTCCATGCCATGTCCTCCCAACACGAGCTGCAGGACCGTCTCCAGGAGACGACGCATGCTGTGGCCACGCTACGGAGTCGCACCGCCGCCATCGAGTGTGCGATGTGTGAGAGCCCACTTCGAGCTCTGCGACAGGCTATTACCCGGGCTAATTGTGTGAAGCTGCACAACAAACTGAAGCTGATGGCCGCCGTGCACCAGACCCAGCCCACGGTCCAGCTGCTGCTCTCCACCTCAGAATTTGTGGGCGCCCTGGAGCTCATTGCCACCACCAAAGAAGTGCTACAGCAGGAGCTACAAGGAATACATAGTTTCAG ACACTTGGGTTCTCAGCTTTGTGAGATGGAACGGCTGATTGACAAGATGATGATTGCTGACTTTAGCACGTATGCCAAGAGTGACCTCAACAGATCCTTCGAGGAGGACAGCCAGGTCCTGGAGAAG GATAGACTGCAGTCTCTGGTCTTTGGACTTCTCAGACAACGGAAGCTGGACTTCCTGGACATCTATAGTGATGAAATGGTCCAAGCTGCAAAAGGCATTGTCAGAGAG TGCGTTCTCAGAACTGTGTCACAGATTGATGAGATAGACACTGATGTTGTTGTGAA GCTACCAGATCAGATGCGTCTGATGACCTCCCCCCAGTGGTTCGAACTGCTAAAGGGCATCTTTGAGcacttcatcttcttcatcaaGAGAATCAAG GCAACTCTGAGTGTGATTAGGAGTGTGGTGTTTGAGGTTCTCGACGGTAGTCAGAAGAATCGGTTGACCCTTGGGGAAATTGTCAGATCGGGTTTAGACGGGGACagggatgaggaagaggagactaCCTCTGACCCCACCCTCAACAACCACCAGGGAAAAGCAGAGCTTGCTTACCTAACACATGAAGGACTGTTTATCAGTGATGCACTCCATGAGGCTGAAGAACAACAAAACAATGGAGCTCAGGCCAGATTGCAATCCCGTGGAGATGCCTCCTGCAGTGACTCTGCATCAGGGACTACAGAGTCATCCTCCAGTCGAGGGGAGCTGACCTCTGTTAGTGCCTCTATTCTACCAGGAGGCAGTTCAATAGGACT tgctGTCAGCGAGGACATGATGCCATCGGATCTGGAACTGGGCCGAGTTGCCAACAACATTCAGGAGCTTCTGTATACAGCGTCTGATGTCACCCATGACCGCTGTGTCAAAGTGCTGATGACCAGAGCCAGG GATGGATCTCTGGAGCGACTGAGCTCAGCTGAGTTTGTCTGCCTGTCCCAAGCAGTCGAAAGATTTGTGAAGGACTCTGAGGAGCTATGTGGCAGGTgcagtgtctcgctcagggggGCGCTTCAGAGTCAGGCCAACCGCTTTGTCCACCGGTTCCATGAAGAGCGCAAGACCAAGCTCAG TCTACTGTTAGACAATGAGCGCTGGAAGCAAGCTGACGTCCCCGCAGAATTTCAAGACCTGGTCAACTTCATTGCTGATGGCAGAATCACATTGCCTGAACGCAAACCCATCG TCTCAGAGGAGCGAAAGCCAAGTGAATATTTAACCGTTGATGGGCAGAAATACGCGGTGGTTGG GACTGTGCTGCTGTTGATCCGGATCTTTCTGGAATACTGTCAGTGTGTGAATGACATTCCCTCCATCACCACAGATATGCTCACTCGACTTTCTGATTTACTGAAG CACTTCAATTCAAGGAGCTGTCAGCTGGTGCTGGGTGCTGGTGCACTGCAGGTGGTTGGGCTGAAGACCATCACTACCAAAAACCTGG CTTTGGCTTCTCGCTGCCTTCAACTGGTGGTCCACTACATTCCTGTGATCAGGGCGCACTTTGAGACCAAGCTACAGCCCAAACAGTATAGCATACTCAGGCACTTTGACCACATCACTAAG GACTACAATGACCACATAGCTGAAATCTCAGCCAAACTGGTAGCAATCATGGACAATCTTTTTGAGAAAGTGTTGTCAAAG TATGAAGTCAAGGCCCCCATGCCTTCTACCTGCTTCCGAAATGTCTGTAAACAGATGGCAAAAATGCATGAAGCCATCTATGAGCTGCTACCAGAGGAACAGACTCAG ATGCTGTTTCTAAGAATAAATGCCAGCTTTAAAATGCACCTCAAAAGGCAGTTGGCTAGACTTGGGATGATTAATGATGGAGGACCTCAGCATGG GTTGGTCATGGTTGATGTGGCGTTCTATACAGAGAACATACAGGCACTGAGGTCTCTAGAGAGGCTGGACCTGAACATGGCAGAGATCTGGGAGCAGAAGAGGTGA
- the peli1a gene encoding E3 ubiquitin-protein ligase pellino homolog 1 translates to MSTVDQEISTCTVPSKGPIKYGELIILGYNGSLPNGDRGRRRSHFSLFKRAKGNGVKPSAVHTVCTPHAAKAISNKDQHSISYTLSRAQTVVVEYTHDSSTDMFQIGRSTESPIDFVVTDTVPTSHIHGNTDTATTTPSQSTISRFSCRILCQRCPPYTARIYAAGFDSSKNIFLGEKAAKWKTSDGMMDGLTTNGVLVMHPRHGFTQDSKPGVWREISVCGNVFSLRETRSAQQRGRMVEKESVELVDGSLIDLCGATLLWRTADGLAHTPTIRHLDVLRQELNAARPQCPVGLNTLAFPSLRRKEVLDGKQPWAYLRCGHVHGYHGWPGRCHPQPLPQQPEEAELMETIEQDLGTVERECPMCRTRGPYVPLWLGCESGFYLDSAPPTHAFVPCGHVCSEKTASYWNRIPLPHGTQTFHAACPFCIQPLHKDRRYVRLIFQGPLD, encoded by the exons ATGTCCACTGTAGACCAGGAAATCTCCACCTGCACTGTGCCAAGCAAGGGCCCCATAAAATATGGGGAGCTCATTATTCTGGG GTATAACGGTTCCTTGCCAAATGGTGATCGCGGGCGCCGAAGAAGTCACTTCTCGCTCTTCAAAAGAGCCAAAGGCAATGGTGTGAAGCCCAGCGCAGTTCACACCGTCTGCACACCTCATGCTGCCAAG GCAATCAGCAATAAAGACCAACACAGCATTTCCTACACTCTTTCCCGcgcccagactgtggttgtggAGTACACCCATGACAGCAGTACAGACATGTTCCAG ATTGGACGATCGACAGAGAGTCCTATTGACTTTGTGGTGACTGACACAGTACCTACCAGCCATATCCATGGCAACACTGACACTGCAACGACAACGCCATCACAGAGCACCATCTCACGCTTCTCCTGCCGAATCCTGTGCCAGCGGTGCCCACCCTACACCGCTCGGATATATGCTGCTGGCTTTGACTCTTCCAAGAATATTTTCCTGGGG GAGAAGGCAGCTAAGTGGAAAACATCAGACGGGATGATGGACGGTTTGACCACTAATGGGGTGCTGGTGATGCACCCACGCCATGGCTTCACCCAGGACTCCAAACCTGGTGTGTGGAGGGAGATCTCTGTGTGCGGCAATGTGTTCAGCCTCCGGGAAACCCGATCGGCACAGCAACGTGGCAGGATG GTCGAGAAGGAAAGCGTGGAGCTTGTGGATGGCTCCCTTATTGATCTATGTGGAGCGACGCTACTTTGGCGAACTGCTGATGGCTTGGCCCACACTCCCACCATCAGGCACCTAGACGTTCTTCGGCAAGAGCTGAATGCAGCCCGGCCACAGTGCCCTGTGGGCCTCAACACACTGGCTTTCCCCAGTCTTCGCCGCAAAGAGGTCCTTGATGGCAAACAGCCATGGGCGTACCTTCGTTGTGGCCATGTCCATGGCTATCACGGTTGGCCAGGCCGTTGCCACCCACAGCCCCTGCCACAGCAGCCCGAAGAGGCGGAGTTGATGGAAACTATTGAACAGGACCTGGGCACTGTGGAGCGAGAGTGCCCCATGTGCCGCACCCGTGGCCCCTACGTGCCTCTGTGGCTGGGTTGCGAATCAGGATTCTACCTGGACTCAGCGCCCCCCACCCATGCTTTTGTGCCTTGCGGCCATGTTTGCTCAGAGAAGACTGCCTCTTACTGGAACCGGATTCCACTGCCACACGGAACACAGACCTTCCATGCAGCTTGTCCTTTCTGTATACAACCACTGCACAAGGACAGACGATATGTCCGCCTGATCTTCCAGGGACCATTAGACTGA
- the lgalsla gene encoding galectin-related protein — MAGNNSPQINATPEKCNRSSGLTSPERKSEHQLAVPFSGRIPNGMRPGKKIVVMGIVKPKPDSFEISLTCGRGFEVSPPPDVALQLCARFKEQQFLRRACVSGTWGEEEKLISYFPFIQDQPFRLEIHCEHQRFRVFVDGHQLFDFYHCVRALPAIDTILITGSLRITKLA; from the exons ATGGCGGGAAATAATTCT CCACAGATAAATGCAACACCAGAGAAATGTAACAGATCCTCCGGTCTGACCTCTCCGGAAAGGAAGAGCGAGCATCAATTG GCAGTCCCTTTCAGTGGCCGCATCCCTAATGGCATGAGACCTGGGAAGAAGATAGTAGTAATGGGCATTGTAAAGCCCAAACCTGACAG TTTTGAAATAAGTCTAACATGTGGGCGTGGCTTTGAAGTCAGTCCACCCCCTGATGTGGCATTACAGCTGTGTGCCCGGTTTAAAGAGCAGCAGTTTCTGCGCCGGGCCTGTGTGTCTGGAACCTGGGGCGAGGAGGAGAAACTCATTTCTTACTTTCCTTTCATTCAGGACCAGCCATTTCGG CTTGAGATACACTGTGAACATCAACGCTTCCGTGTTTTTGTGGATGGCCATCAGCTCTTTGACTTTTACCACTGTGTGAGAGCCCTACCTGCAATAGACACCATACTCATCACTGGAAGTCTCAGAATCACAAAACTTGCTTAA